A region of the Nocardia asteroides genome:
GGAGGCGTTGCCGCGTGGTCGGCACAAGCTGGCGCGGGAGCAGGTGCTGGCCGCGCAGCGAGAACGGCTGCTGGCCGCGGCGACCGAACTGCTGGCCGCCCGCGGTTACTCCGGATTCGGCCCCACCGACATCGCGAAGCGGGCCGGAGTCTCGTTGGCGGCTTTCTACGACGCCTTCGCCAACAAGGACGAATGCGTCTTCGCAGGCTACGACCGCTTCATCCAAGTGCTGCTGACCCAGCTCATCACGGCGGAGATCAAAGGCAGAGACCGCAGGTCCGTCGTCGGTGCGGCCCTCAGCCGGTACCTGGGCACCTTGCAGGACGACGTGGTCGTCGCTCGCGCTTACCAGGTCGAGATCGATGCGCTCGGGCCCGCCGTCCGCCGCCGGAGAAGGCAGTCGCTACGCCGGTTCGCCGAACATATCCGGGGTTTGGTGCAAGGCGCGAGCAGCGATCGGCAACCACCCCTGTCC
Encoded here:
- a CDS encoding TetR/AcrR family transcriptional regulator; this translates as MSAAPADAPITPVRNGVFFTLPEALPRGRHKLAREQVLAAQRERLLAAATELLAARGYSGFGPTDIAKRAGVSLAAFYDAFANKDECVFAGYDRFIQVLLTQLITAEIKGRDRRSVVGAALSRYLGTLQDDVVVARAYQVEIDALGPAVRRRRRQSLRRFAEHIRGLVQGASSDRQPPLSVTAYMGVVYAVRQLTADALDESEEPDLTALSADLEPWLIDLFRER